The following is a genomic window from Streptomyces lincolnensis.
GTATCGGGAACGGCGTCATGATCGCCCCGAAGGTCAGCCTCATTACCGGAGGCCATCCACTGCCCCTGGCCAAGCGTCGCGAGTACCTCTCCTTCGCCCCGATCGTCATCGAGGACGACGTCTGGATCGGGACAGCTGCCGTGATCATGCAGGGGGTGACCATCGGTGCCGGCGCGGTGGTCGCTGCCGGTGCGGTGGTCACGAGGGATGTTCCTGCCGGCACCGTGGTCGCGGGAGTGCCCGCCAAGGTGATCAAGGCGATCGACTGAGCCCGGCCGGGCCGGCCGACCCGGTACGCAGCACCTCTGCGGTCTGCCGATGCCTCGTCACACCCGGCTGACCGACCGGCAGTCAGGGACAGAGACTGCCATGGCCTGAGGTGGCGGGGGAGCCGGCCGCCTGACAGATCCGGCAGTTCCAGAAGCTGCTGCGGCAGGCGAGGGCCCTCGTGATCTTCCCGGCCTCGTACGCCGCGGTGATGACCGCGCCCGCCGCCCTCGGAGCCGCCCCGGTCCCGGCGCGCCGGGACCGAGGCGGGAGGCGGGCGCGCTGTTCCGTGATGTTGGGCAGCCCCGTAAGCGCGTCGTGGCTGACTTGATGCAGCAGGCCTGTACAAGCGCTGGCAACCGCGCCGAACGCCGTGCTGACGTCCTCGCCTACACCGCAGTCGTATCCGAGTGTCGTCTGCTGGGTGCAGCAGACCCGCGATGCCCAGTCACTCGTTTCTCCCCAGTCCGGCCACCGCGGCAGTGGCTTGGGCGTATGACATCTCGCTGAGCCGGTACGGGTCCAGGAGCCGCCCGAAGCACCCTGGCAGATGGCTGTCGGATGCCGCACGGATGCGCTCCTGCTCGTCCTGCTGGGTTGGGATGGTGATCTCGCTTGCGCACGCGGGGCACTGGAACAGGTAGGACTTACGGCCAGACTTGAGCCCCCGGGGCGTTCTGGAAGTTGCGCCGCGCCGCGCAACGCTTTCGTCTCCGTGAAGTGCGCGTAGTGCCGCCTCAAGTTCGTGTCTCCGCCCGGGGTCGTCGTCGACGGCCACCACCGCGTCGAACAGCTCCCCCAGCGCCTCCGGATGGCGCCGGGCGAGGGAGGTGAGGATGCTCACCACATCGGTGCGAGCCTTGGTGTGACGGGGAAGTGCCGCGGTCACACGAGGCGACAGCGCAGCGACAACGCTCTGGAGTTCGGTGGGATCGGTCATCGCTGGATAGGCGAGCAGCGCCTCGACCGCACGGTGTAGCGGCGCGGCGGGAGGTCGCTCGGGCGCGAGCGGGGTCGTGGGGGAGGCTTCGGAGAGAACCTCGGTGCGCTCGGGGCTACGCAGCCGGATGTCGGGGTACTGCAGAGTGGGCCTTGCTTCCCCGAGGGCCGCGATACGCGCGCGTAAGGCCGGAAACAGTTCCTCCGGATCGGGTAGTGCGGGCAGCGTCGCGGCTCGGTCGGCCAGCAGGCCGAGCAGGACGTCGGAGAAGAGGCCGGTACCGGGATTGGGGTCGTTGGCGGCGGGCCGTCCGCGGCCCGCCGCCCGCAGCACTGTCTGATGGTGCGTGGGGGTCCACCGCCACACGGGTAGGGCGTCCGGCGGCAGTTGCTCGCGGGAGGGCAGGTCCTCCTCGAAGATCTCGCAGGCGTCCACGATCCACAGCTGTTTGCCGAGTGCGGGCACTGCGTCGCTCGCGTACCGTTCGACGGCCGAGTGCAGGTCGATGCCCAGCTTGTCGGTGGTGGTGGCGTCGGAGCAGAGCAGCCGCAGTTGGCCGGCCTGGTCGAGGGTGCCGTGTCCGCCCCACCACACCCACAGGATCTCGCCCGGCGCCAGGGGCAGTTCGCGGATCAGGACCCGGCGCAGCGTGGCCTGGTCGGCGGGCTCGTAGCGGACGTCGGGGACGTACGGCGGCAACGGCGCGAGGTGGAGCCGCAGCTGGGTCTCGGGCACGCCGGCCTCGCGCAGAAGCCTGTGGAAGCGGACGGCGTCCCGCGCGGGCCCGGGCAGGTCCCACGGTGTGCCGGCGT
Proteins encoded in this region:
- a CDS encoding DapH/DapD/GlmU-related protein; translation: MYVQTPEFARHAERIVEVTDATSRLNALPFSDSEGRTELLSVVFGGPLPESVMIYPPFFTECGLHTTFGENVFVNQGCTFMDKGGIRIGNGVMIAPKVSLITGGHPLPLAKRREYLSFAPIVIEDDVWIGTAAVIMQGVTIGAGAVVAAGAVVTRDVPAGTVVAGVPAKVIKAID